GCCCGCAAGCGCTCGCGCGAACAACTCGTCGGTATCGACGTCGGTCAGATTCAGGCCGAAGCGTCCGGCCAGCGCGTCGGCCAGTTGCGACGCCGAACCGATTTTCGTCTCGGCGATCACGTCGCCCTTCGGACCGCGTTCGACCAGTTTGGTATCGAGCAACGCGAGACGCCCTTGCGGCAACACCCGGCACGCCATGAGGTGATTCGTGAAGATCGAGTCCGGCGCGCTCGACGTGTACCAGTTCCCGAGCTTGTAATCGATCCACTCGGCGGGACGCGGCGTGAAGCGATACGTCGGCAGCCATGTCTGCGCCGATTTCACGCTCAGACGATATTCGCCGACGGTATGACCGTCGCCCACCGGCACCGGCGTCAGATTGAAGATTTCGAGCGGCGTGGCCTGCTCGCCCGACGCGCTCAGACGCAACGGCGCCGTCAGCGTGA
This window of the Pandoraea sputorum genome carries:
- a CDS encoding arylamine N-acetyltransferase family protein, translating into MSQDFDPARYFRRIGYTGPREATLDVLRAVHSLHPLAIPFENIDPIRGEAVHVDLPSVVAKLVDGERGGYCFEQNALFASALKYLGFDVTPLIGRVCWGRTFEAEAPLTHMLLRIELDGESWLADVGFGSVTLTAPLRLSASGEQATPLEIFNLTPVPVGDGHTVGEYRLSVKSAQTWLPTYRFTPRPAEWIDYKLGNWYTSSAPDSIFTNHLMACRVLPQGRLALLDTKLVERGPKGDVIAETKIGSASQLADALAGRFGLNLTDVDTDELFARALAGAAKTVQR